Genomic DNA from alpha proteobacterium U9-1i:
AGAACCGGGGCTTCGTAACCAGGCACGAGACGCTTGTACGAATTGGTCGTCGAGTTGGTGAACGCGTTGATCGCCTTGGCGTGTTTGATGACGCCGCCGATGTAGTAGAGGCAGTTTTCCGACAGGTCGGCGTAGCGATCGCCGGCGAAGGTGTTCTTTTCGCCCTTCCAGATCGACATGTGCACGTGCATGCCCGAGCCGTTGTCCTTGTAGTACGGCTTGGGCATGAACGTCGCCGACTTGCCGTAGGACGCGGCGACCTGATGAATGATGTACTTGTACATATTCATGTTGTCGGCCATGCGCACGAGCGTGTTGAACTTCAGGCCAAGTTCATGCTGCGCGGGCGCCACTTCGTGGTGATGCTTTTCCGGGCGCATCCCGAGATCGCCCATGATTTGCAACATCTCGCCGCGCATATCCTGCAGGCTGTCGATCGGCGGCACGGGGAAATAGCCGCCCTTCGGACCTGGGCGATGGCCCATGTTGCCGCCTTCATATGCACGGCCGGTGTTGTACGGCAGTTCCGTCGAATCGAACGAATAGCCCGTGTTGTTCGGATCGGTGGACCAGCGCACGTCGTCGAAGACGAAGAATTCGGCTTCAGGTCCGAAATACGCGACATCGCCAGCCCCTGACGATTTCACGTAATTCTCGGCCTTCTTGGCAATGCCCCGCGGGCAGCGCGAATAAGGTTGCAGCGTGCCCGGCTCGAGGATGTCGCAGAACATCGCAAGCGTCGTCTGCTGAAAGAAGGGATCGATGTGCGCGCCCGCGGGGTCGGGGCGCATGACCATGTCGCTCTCGTTGATCGCCTTCCAACCGGCGATCGAGGAGCCGTCGAACATCGTGCCTTCGGTGAAGATGTCCTTGTCGATCATCGACACGTCGAAGGTGACGTGCTGCATCTTTCCCCGCAGATCATTGAAGCGGAGGTCGACGTACTGAACCTCTTTTTCTTTTATGAGCTTCAGGATTTCGTCGGACATTTACGGCTCCTCGAGTTGATTTGGTCGAATGCTTAGACCGCCGCCGCGCCGGTTTCACCAGTGCGGATGCGGATGATGTTGGCGACGTCGAGCACGAAAATCTTTCCGTCGCCGATCTTGCCGGTCTTGGCCGCCTTTTGGATCGCTTCGAGGGCGCCTTCAACCTGGTCGTCGCCGACCACGAGTTCGATTTTCAGCTTCGGCAGGAAATCTACGACGTATTCCGCGCCGCGATAGAGTTCGGTGTGGCCTTTTTGGCGTCCGAAGCCTTTCGCCTCCACCACGGTCATCCCTTGGATGCCGATTTCTTGGAGGGCTTCTTTCACGTCGTCGAGCTTGAACGGCTTGATAATGGCTTCGATCTTTTTCATCCGGCGGCCTTTCGCAGGTACTTGCCCCAATGCTTACAAGAGGGGCTTTCGGGGGTCGTCATGGGTCGCCGCGGCGTTGGCCGCAGCGGAAATTCCTGGGCCACGTCTTAGACCCAATCGCGGAGTCGGAAAGGGGCCCGCAACGCCGTTGCTGTAGGCCGGTTCCCGGCGCCTCGTTTTCAGGCGCCGGCGCCCGTTTCGGTGGCGCTTCCGGTCTGGGCGCCCGTGTCTGCTAGGATGGGATCGAAATGACCCGTCTGTTCCTTATTCGTCACGCCGAACCGGTCACCGCCTGGGGCGCAGATGACCCCGATCCGGGCCTCTCTCCGCTCGGGCGCGTTCAAGCACGAGCGGTGGGGGAAGCGCTGATAGGCCTGGGGGTGAGCCATATTGCGTCTTCGCCCATGAAGCGATGCTTGGAGACGGCGGCCCCGCTGGTCGCGGCAACTGGCCTGACCCTCACGCGTGAACCCCGCGTGAGTGAGGTTGCTGCGCCGGTCGGCGTTATCGATCGGCGCGCGTGGCTTCGCGAAAACTTCGTTTGGAGCGACGGCGCCGCGCGACGGGATTGGGCGCATGTTGATCCGTCGCTCCGTGAATGGCGCGCGCGCGTGATCGAAGCGCTGCACGACATGCCTGGCGGCGCCGCGATCTTCTCTCACTTCATCGCGATCAATGCCGCCTTGAGCGCGGCGCTCAAGCGTGAAGAGACAATTGTGCACCGCCCGGCGCATGCGTCGATCATAGAAATCGAGCGCGAGGGCGATGCGCTTCGGCTCGTGAGGCTCGGCGCAGAGATGAACAGCGACGACGTACGATGACCAAGGAAATCATAAGCACCGAACAAATGCGTGCAATCGATGCCGCTTGCGCAGGCGCCGGAACGCCGACGCGTGTGTTGATGGAGAATGCGGGCCAAGCCGTCGTTCACGCGATCACCGATCGTTTCGCGCCACAGCCCACGGCCGTGCTGTGCGGCCCGGGAAACAACGGCGGCGATGGGTGGGTGGCGGCGCGTTTGCTGCGCGAACGCGGTTGGCCGGTATGGGTCGAG
This window encodes:
- a CDS encoding nitrogen regulatory protein P-II, coding for MKKIEAIIKPFKLDDVKEALQEIGIQGMTVVEAKGFGRQKGHTELYRGAEYVVDFLPKLKIELVVGDDQVEGALEAIQKAAKTGKIGDGKIFVLDVANIIRIRTGETGAAAV
- a CDS encoding glutamine synthetase type I, with protein sequence MSDEILKLIKEKEVQYVDLRFNDLRGKMQHVTFDVSMIDKDIFTEGTMFDGSSIAGWKAINESDMVMRPDPAGAHIDPFFQQTTLAMFCDILEPGTLQPYSRCPRGIAKKAENYVKSSGAGDVAYFGPEAEFFVFDDVRWSTDPNNTGYSFDSTELPYNTGRAYEGGNMGHRPGPKGGYFPVPPIDSLQDMRGEMLQIMGDLGMRPEKHHHEVAPAQHELGLKFNTLVRMADNMNMYKYIIHQVAASYGKSATFMPKPYYKDNGSGMHVHMSIWKGEKNTFAGDRYADLSENCLYYIGGVIKHAKAINAFTNSTTNSYKRLVPGYEAPVLLAYSARNRSASCRIPHGTGAKAKRVEVRFPDPAGNMYLSYVALLMAGLDGIEKKIHPGEPLDKNLYDLPPEELKDVPTVSGSLREALTSLDRDRDFLLKGGVMTDDLIDAYIDLKKEELDRFETHPHPVEFDMYYKA